The nucleotide sequence TCTTCGTGTTCTCCTCGCTGGTGGTGGGCGGGCTGGTGCTCGGCCTGACCGCGTTCAACGCGGTGCTGGCGCAGAGCTCGTTCCGCATCGCGGACCTGTCCAAGCGGGTCCAGGACCTGTCGCAGACCTACGAGCGCATGCAGCTGGAGGAGGCCCGGCTGTCCTCGCCGGGCCGCATCGCCAAGGCGGCCCGCAAGCTCGGGATGGTGCTCCCGAACCAGGTCCAGGTCATCCACGTCCGGATCCCCCAGCAGGATCCGGTGTCATACCCCCGCGACGGCGGGAGCGCCCGGTCGTTGGCCCTGAAGGCGGTGGTGGGGGGCATCGGGTGACCCGGCCGCCTCTCGGTCGCCTCGTGG is from Actinomycetota bacterium and encodes:
- a CDS encoding cell division protein FtsL, which translates into the protein FVFSSLVVGGLVLGLTAFNAVLAQSSFRIADLSKRVQDLSQTYERMQLEEARLSSPGRIAKAARKLGMVLPNQVQVIHVRIPQQDPVSYPRDGGSARSLALKAVVGGIG